From Deltaproteobacteria bacterium, one genomic window encodes:
- a CDS encoding FAD-dependent oxidoreductase, whose protein sequence is MRIAVIGSGISGLVAAYLLSEEHEITVFEANDYIGGHTHTIDVPLNGRTYAVDTGFIVFNENTYPNFIK, encoded by the coding sequence ATGCGCATCGCCGTTATCGGTTCAGGAATTTCCGGCCTTGTTGCCGCCTATCTCCTCAGTGAGGAACACGAAATCACGGTATTTGAGGCCAATGACTATATCGGCGGGCACACCCACACCATCGATGTTCCATTAAACGGGCGCACGTATGCGGTGGATACGGGGTTTATCGTGTTCAACGAAAACACATACCCCAACTTTATCAAGC